The following proteins are encoded in a genomic region of Triticum dicoccoides isolate Atlit2015 ecotype Zavitan chromosome 1B, WEW_v2.0, whole genome shotgun sequence:
- the LOC119316304 gene encoding pentatricopeptide repeat-containing protein At3g51320-like, with protein MPFRDIASHNTMMTAHAAAPGGGVDAARQLFDGMLLRNVVSWNVMINGYVKAKRPEQALEVVRWMAGVGVRGTATTMVGAATACARLGRLGSGREVHCAYLRRFEEDNLLFWTSLVDMYGKCRRVAAARKVFDRLNVRNVVCWNAMIIGHCVYGEPGDGIELFHQMIGRGKNGSDNQWVLRPDEVTFIGVLCACTRLGLLDAGKVYFNQMTTTYSLRPTFAHYWCMANLYGSVGLLEEAESLLKSVPEELKARALGGLLGLCRFRGEWKLGERIALRLIELEPSNCAHYALLCSVYASAGRWEDAHRVKAIIKESDGRFSPGHRLVDLNEIASEFKIRERQPENQEIYVILDDLVSKLQFTSREDAQTEPGIK; from the exons atgcccttCAGGGACATCGCGTCCCACAACACCATGATGACGGCACACGCTGCTGCTCCGGGCGGCGGCGTTGACGCCGCACGCCAGCTGTTCGACGGAATGCTCCTCAGGAACGTCGTGTCCTGGAACGTCATGATCAATGGGTATGTGAAGGCGAAGCGGCCCGAGCAGGCGCTGGAGGTGGTGCGGTGGATGGCGGGGGTCGGGGTCAGGGGCACTGCGACGACCATGGTCGGGGCGGCCACCGCGTGCGCCAGGCTGGGGAGGCTGGGGTCTGGCAGGGAGGTGCATTGTGCATACTTGCGCCGCTTCGAGGAGGATAACCTCTTGTTTTGGACTTCGCTGGTTGATATGTATGGCAAGTGCCGGAGGGTGGCGGCTGCGAGGAAGGTGTTTGATCGGCTCAATGTCCGGAATGTTGTTTGCTGGAATGCAATGATCATCGGGCATTGCGTGTATGGCGAGCCTGGTGATGGGATTGAGTTGTTCCATCAGATGATTGGACGAG GGAAGAATGGTTCAGATAACCAATGGGTTCTGCGACCAGATGAAGTCACTTTCATTGGTGTACTCTGCGCGTGTACCCGTTTAGGTCTACTGGATGCTGGGAAGGTATATTTCAACCAGATGACCACGACGTACAGTCTCAGGCCAACATTCGCACACTATTGGTGCATGGCGAATCTGTATGGGAGTGTTGGCCTTCTGGAAGAAGCAGAGAGCCTCTTGAAGAGCGTGCCAGAGGAGCTGAAGGCACGTGCATTGGGTGGTTTGCTTGGGTTGTGCCGGTTCAGAGGGGAATGGAAACTTGGGGAACGTATAGCCCTCAGGTTGATCGAGCTGGAACCAAGCAACTGTGCTCACTATGCTCTGTTGTGCAGTGTATATGCTTCGGCGGGAAGATGGGAAGATGCTCACAGGGTGAAGGCTATCATAAAGGAAAGCGATGGGAGGTTCAGTCCTGGACACCGTCTGGTCGATCTAAATGAGATCGCAAGTGAATTTAAAATTAGGGAGAGGCAACCTGAGAATCAGGAAATATATGTTATCCTGGATGACTTGGTGTCAAAGCTGCAGTTTACAAGCAGAGAAGATGCGCAAACTGAACCAGGGATAAAATAG